The sequence below is a genomic window from Acanthochromis polyacanthus isolate Apoly-LR-REF ecotype Palm Island chromosome 14, KAUST_Apoly_ChrSc, whole genome shotgun sequence.
ggagccaaatacaggagcattctggaagaaaacctgttggagtctgcaaaagacctgagactgggacggagatttatcttccaacaggacaatgatccaaaacataaagccaaatctacaatggaatggttcacaaataaacgtatccaggtgttagaatggccaagtcaaagtccagacctgaatccaatccagaatctgtgggcagagctgaagactgctgttcacaaacgctctccatccaacctcactgagctccagctgttttgcaaggaagaatgggcaagaatttcagtctcccgatgtgcaaaactgatagagacataccccaagcgacttgcagctgtaattgcagcaaaaggtggcgctacaaagtattaatgcaagggggccgaataatattgcacgccccacttttcaggtttttattggttaaaaaagtttaaaatatccaataaacttcgttccacttcacgattgtgtcccacttgttgattcttgccaaaaaattaaaattttatatctttatgtttgaagcctgaaatgtggcgaaaggttgaaaagttcaagggggcggaatactttcacaaggcactgtatgtgttgaggacggttatttctgttgcatagCACgcttatttttgcttttgatgctgtaacatGCATGCCCAGTGTGGAATCCAATAGCTCGATTAATTGCCATAATAATGGATAGAATACTCAATTACTAATcaatagctgcagccctaccaggaacaaaacaacacagtatCATTAACAAACTCAAAGCACACACCTTCTCTGGCTCAAACAGTCTGTCATGCCCTGAAACAGAGACCCATCGCTTCCAGTCTTTTTCCTGTGACTGCTGAACATCTAAAGGTACAGGTCCCTCTCGGTGAGCCAGTCTGTGGCCAGCTGAGCCTACCCTCACCCCTCCCCATGGTGCGACCTAGAGGACTAATGAACTTTATGATGGGACAAGTGGAGTCTGGTGGTGGGTCTCTGTCCAGTAATATGCAGTCTTGGTCTGCCAAGTGGAATCTTTAACTCTTTGCAGAGCAGCGGTTTTGCCTTAGTCATCGTCAGTGTGCCACCTTGTGTTCTTTACTTCATCTCTATCAAGGTGAGaatgttcttttattttcctttattgtTATAGGTACATTTTAGTTATGTGCACTTTTCTTTGCTAtgttaacataaaaaatataatcagAGTACGTTGAAAAACAGGCTTTGGGTTTACATTCTAAGTAAACTTTTTTTCCACCCCAGgccatttaaaaataatcagttATGACTAGGGTTATATTGACTGAAATAAACCGTTTGGTCATTTCACATGGAAGATTTTCGTGACCCTATAACCACATTCACGTCTGTAAAAACACCTGGTATTTGTTATTGCCTTGGCTTTGTCTGAATTTGAGCAAGAGACCGTGGGCAGGAGGGTTTGCACTTCTACCATGTTTTTCCCTTTGTATCACCAACGTTCACATTCATGTGCTCCCATCTTAAACACATGAGCAATACCCAAATCAGTGGTACAATACCAGCATACGACTTTTGTTCATTCCACCTATCTTTATCCATAGTCAGTGCAGAATTTAACGGTCGTGGAATTTTTTCAAGCTCCGGTTGGTCTGCATTTGCAATAACTGCAAGGCGACGCTGGTCACATGAGTTGAACTACTATTCAGTGGACCTTTGCTAAAGTTTCTAGGGGGGGAACATGGGGACTCCAACTGAGTTTCACACAAGCTGAGTTCTGCATGCACATTCATGCTGAACCGAAGGTCCATACCCCCAATTTTCAGTACATGTATGTGTACCATTACACCACTAGTGGCCAGGCCCCATGGGTGAGGGCCAAAGCACTGCACCACATCTTTTCGAGCGTGGGAGGAGGTTGGTAAGGAAGGGGAGGAATAAATCAGTGATACTGAGAAGGTCTTAAAACAGAAAGCTGGCAGAACTCAGCAGCTTCTCATCACCTCCTCTTTGTCATGATGAAACCTGTTGACGAGGCTGATCTCTGCTTTCCACAGCTCCTCAACTCCTCCTGCAGGAAGACCATGCGTCCTCACTCAGTATCCATGCTCATTTACATCATTCTGTCCTGCATCTCCCTTTTCACTGTGACTCTTAACCTGCTGGTCATCATCTCCATCTCACATTTCAAGTAGTCAAGGTTTTTAATCTCTTATCATAGGAAGTTTAAGTGTCAAGTTTATGAatactgtctgtgtgttttgttgttgtttatcttCAGAAAAGATGAATAACGTTCTTTTACCTCTCCAGGCAGCTCCACAGCCCCaccaacctcctcctcctctccctggCTGTCTCTGATTGCTTTGTGGGTCTCCTCGTAGTCTTTCAAATTCTGCTCTTAGATGGCTGCTGGTATTTCGGTGACCTCATGTGTGTTCTGTATTATATTTTCGACTATGTGATTACCTCTGCCTCAATAGGGACCATGGTGCTCATTTCAGTCGACCGCTACGTAGCTATTTGCTACCCTCTGCATTATCCCAGCAAAGTCACGCTGCAAAGAGCAAAGATCTGTGTTGCACTGTGTTGGATATGTGCTGCTCTCTGTCACTGTCTGATACTGAAAGACAACTTGAAACAGCTAGGGATGTATAACTCCTGTGCTGGGGACTGTGTGATTGTTCTACATTATGTTGCTGGATATGTAGACctgtttttgtccttcattgGCCCTGTCTCTGTCATTATAGGGCTGTATGTGAGAGTATTTGTAGCTGCAGTGTCTCAGGCTCGTGCCATGCGCTCTGATATCACAGCCTTCACTCCGCAGGGCTCAGTCAATGTAACTGTTAAGAAATCTGAGATGAAAGCAGCCAGGACTCTAGGTGTTGTTGTAGTTGTGTTTCTAATATGTCTCTGCCCATATTTTTGTGTTACACTAACGGGTCAGGATGTTTTGCTCAATAGTACATCAATGGCCTTTGTGATATGTCTGTTCTACTTCAACTCCCTCCTCAACCCTCTAATCTATGCTCTTTTCTACCCCTGGTTTAGGAAGTCTGTTAAACTAATCATTACACTTCAGATACTGAGGTCTGACTCCTGTGATGCTCAAATAATGTAGAGAAACATCATTAGATCCTTACCATAAACAGGTAAATACATTTGAAATCTGTTAAAATCTATTAGGTACAGCATTAAGAAAAGTAACTATGCTAAAAATACTGtacttattattttttaacttcattGAGCAACATAAATATTCTCTCAAACTAAAGAACATAGTGTCTGTTTAGAAAAGCAACTTCCAGAACAGCACCATTACTGTCAGGTAACTCCCAGTGGCCCTGGATATCCACCCTTCAGTCTGGGGAGAAGCCTTCTGTTGAAGCCTTTCAGTGTCTAGCTGTGCCAGCAGTTTCTGTCCATTGATGACAGAGGTCTGGAGTCATGTTTTCTTGTACTTAAGGAGTAAAATAATTATGcacaaaaatcaataaatgcagcagaaatgtcTCCTTTTGATCTGCAACTAATTCCAGACACTAATGATGAGAGACAGAGCTAAAGAAGTGATACTACAGTTTGTACTCAGAATATTATGTCAGTAGGCATCGTGGCTCTAGCTTCCAAAGCTTTGTACATGACTTTTTGTGCCAACGATCCTTTTAATTTTAGGAAGTTTGATGTCGAACATACCTGGATATAAGACAgctttcaaaacaacaacaataataacattaataataacaTACAAATGCTAATAACGTAATTCCTAATAATAAATGGTTTTGTAAATTAGGGTTGCACAATCAtgaccacaatgaaaaacatgaatattttgaTCTGTGTTGACATCACAATCACTCATTTATTTTAGGGGCAAAATTATGTTTTGTTGCATATTGAAATGTGAATAAACAGACCACTGCATTCACTTCTATGTTGTGCTACATTCCTGCTGATGTACAAACTAATACGACACTTAAAATAAGGTTTCTTTATCTGAAATTAGTGCATCTCCTATTAAagcaaaatctaaataaaactgCATCCCGAATGCTccactgaaaatctgtttaCTGATACTATGCAACAACAGTCCATAAACGCCTCATGCAGGCTTCTACTGACACGAGGCAGCTgaccaagagtctcctctgctgctgaggataaggtCATTAGAGTTACCAGCCTCAGAAACCGCAAATTAACAGCATCTCAGATTAGACCCCAGATAGATTCTTCACAAAGTTCTAGTAGCaaacacatctctacatcaaccgTTCAGAGGAAACTGCATGAATCAGACCTCTGTGGTCAAAAAGAAGCCACTACTGAGGATGAACAACAAGAAGAAGTGAATTGTTTGAGCCAAGaaacaaggaatggacattagaccagtagAAATCTGTACTTTGGTCTGAAGAGTCCAAATCTGAGATTTTTGCTTCCACATGCAAAgtctttgtgagaccagaaaggtgaacagatggtctctacatgcatggttcttACTCTGAAGCATGGAGGAAGAGGTGTGacggtgtgggggtgctttgctggtgacactgttggagaTTTATTCCAAACTCAAGACACATGTACtaagcatggctaccacagcattctgcagcaccacgATATCCCATCTGGTTTGCGCTTACTGggacaatcatttgtttttcaacaagacaatgaccccaaacacaccacaGGGAGGGGCCCTGACACCTtcaggctgtggaaggactatctgaccaagaaggaaaGTGATgagtgctgcgtcagatgacctggACTTCACAAATACCCGACCCAAAACCAACTGAGATGGTTTGAGGCGAGTTGGATTGCAGAGTGAAGGACAAAtagccaacaagtgctcagcatcacTAGGAAGTCcctcaagactgttggaaatcctttttttttaagaaaataaaaacaatctgGTTTAGGTTCACTGATGTCAGAGTCACTGGGTCATTGTTACTCTCAGTaacagtaaaaagtaaaaatgtccaTTGCTGCTGCGGTTTTTCAGAGACACTATTCTGGGAGCGACAGCTTGGGCCGTACCAGCAGCAGTGGGGGGTTTATACTGGGCTGTCAGGGTGAAGACGGATTTGAGCCAGAACGAAAAGCTCTGGACTGACCAGTCGATATACATCCCAACCCTCGTTTATGGTCATAAGCTTAGAGAaagtgactgaaagaatgacACTGCAGTCAGGATGTTTTCCGTGGCAGGGGGGCCCTTCCCGTCGAAGGCTCAGGTTGATGACAAGCTGAAGAGGGTCCTCCAGTTCAGCAGCACAGGACCTGAGCATTCTTGGAATCACCGTATCAGGTTCAGCTGCCGTTGTGGGGTGAAGTCTCCTCAGCTTTCTACTGACCTGCTCTGCAGTGATGGTGGGGGACAGGGGGCATTGTCCACCGTGGATGCAGCTGATGGAGTTGATGGGGTATGTAGGGGGTGCCAAAAGCAGCAGGTGGGGGAGGTGTGGGTGAAATAGTGGCGGCAGCAAGAGCAGGAGGATGAGAATCAAACTTGTTGAAGTGGTCAAATTGGTATGCTCTCACCTCATCCCGCTCTGCTGAGCTGGTGGTCTTTATGTTGCTGCATGTCCTGGAAAATGATCCAGTTCGTGTTTCACAAAGTCGTCCTGCAGAACGGCCTCTGATAGGTCAGTCCAGCACGTTTTAAGTTGCACCAGGATTTTAAGCTGTTGTTTTGCAGGTGTTTGCAGTTCAACCAGAATGatttcacatttctttgtgAACCACCGCAAAAGTTAAATGTTGACACAACCCTGCTTACACTGCAACCAATATGAACTTTGTTCTTATTCCATGCAGTACCAcaactaataaaaaaagaacaaaactattCAATAATCTTCACATTCCATTTAGGGAATGTTGTCGGATAGAAAGAAAGTCCACTCTGGGTTTTCTCAGATACTTGTGGTATGCAGTTCAAGCAGTCAACtaaaatcatagactgtatataaagatggacgtatcatctggctccaaaattgaagcccacccgcaagtgtcaaaaacttgcaatatcacgctgtccgctagggttggctccaaaaagcttttgctccatagaccccaattcatttttgaaaaaaataaaatttgatagactgattttctccagctcaggatttttttccccgttagttttcatggtcaaaatgagaaatcaggtggccgatcttaaaataaatcaatactgaattttcaataaatcattcaagttggcggagccagggggcgtggctatacttgattcacagtcccatagactggtcctgccccgagttgctcttcagtccagcctgtttgatgacgctttttacgtcactggctccaaaaaatccaaaacggcgaccaggaagtagcaaaatccgggcttcattttctcggcattggaaccaacgggtgacgtcacagttagttcacgcctgactAAAATACTCCACTCTGGATTTTCAGCAATGCAAcgaaagaaaatcaaaatgagGAAGTTCTTCTACTGCTGTCGATTCACCTCAAGGGGAAACAGTAATCTGATTGAAGGGCGCTGCTGTCCAATTAGGGAACGGAGGATTTAATCGAAGGGGAAGAAAACACAAGGAAAGCTCTTGCTGGCTTTTGCTAACTCACGTTCGTTCGAGGGATGTGCCATAATGAAGGTTTCTGTCCTTCAATGGAACTCCAAATGCTTATGCAACAGGTGGCTGAGTACCATGGACTACTTTCCTGACTTGTCTAGTCAGCCAACATGCAGAAGATCCAGTCGAACACTGGCATGCCACCCCCAAACTCCTCTGGAAGCGGCCAAATATTGGGAAGTAGCGGGGGCCGGCTCACCAAGAGCGTGGAGGTCAGGTGACTGAACAGAACCAGACATATTTCTCCATACATTTTCATATGATCTATTTTGGCTGTCATCAtagcagggttctcgccagcgcatttcagcgtaacgggccgttacgctgtcttaacggcccgttacgctcagtttaaaagattatgctgtgattagggccgctacgccagcgcatttcaaagattacgctgttgttatgagagtgtgtggctccgtcatgagagagggagagagagcagtgtgtgggtgtgggagggagggggacaGCGAGGGAGAGAGACGGCAGTCGGTGCagtcggaggaggagagaaggtgtgtagttggATGCTGGGTTGACGGTActtgcggttcagccactgtttatagacaataaaggctgcagtgttcttcgatgcggctgggctcctgtgtctttgcctctacggctgctgaggaagtgaagggggttaaccccgggcttcctgaccacgggccgaacaggaagggttaacactgtgattagggccgctgcgctgttattttgacagataacgccatgtgcgtttgtttttatcaactgggtgcctatctaggttaatttatgtctccccacctcagccgtactttcctgtcgattgacccgttcccgtctattgcgcgcgcgtgcaggaggacctgccgttacactgaaaaaaatcctggcgaggACCCTGCATAGTTGATATTTTGGTGTGAGGACAGTGTTACGGGTGGGATCAGAGAACCCAGGCCCAGAACACAGAAGTGGGGAGACAGAAGGAAAATAGGACAGATtttcatgaaacaaaacaagaactaCAACAGCACAAAACGGAAACTGGATTGTGATTGAAAGCCAAAACCAAACATTCTACAAAAATTAACAAACAAAAGGGGAAACTAAATCAAAACCTACTCAGAACTATTTAACAAACCGACAGCTAAACAAAACACTAAACCCAAAAGTGAACACTGTTACAAATTAAGGAAAGACAAACAACTGGGCTGGCTAGATTGAGATACTGACAAAAATAGGGAGACAAGCTTGGGGAAAACAGAGTCTGAATGCAGATAAGAAGACAGGAAACAAGGAAAAGAAACTGGCGGGAATCTGTGGGAAGAGCTGAATCCATTGGGGCTGAAGTAGTCGGGAGGTAAGCAGGGGTTGGTGGGAAAAACAGAATCCATGAGGGAATAAAGTCTATGGTCCAGCGAGAAGTGACTGAATGAACTAGGTCTAAATAGCTGGAGGTGAAGTAGTGGGCAGGTGTTCTGAGTGACACGGAGTGATTattgcagaggaggaggaagaagggcagGGGCTGAAGCAGGGATCATAACAGACAGTAGCATAGTCCAACTTAccaaacagagggagagacttGGCTTTGTACCCCTCTCTGAACGGTGTATAGCAGTGTTCTAAAGTCTTGTTCCCTCTGGTGAGGGACGTAATATGCTGGTGAACGTCCGGCCGTACCTTCTTCAGGTTTGGACTGTTGAAGTCCCGGCTACGATAAGTGCTGCATCATGGTAGTTAGCCTGGTGGTTAGGAAGAGCCTCATGTTGGTTGGAGCGAGCAGCATCTGTGAACGCTTGAAGTGGAATACAAATGGCACTGAAGATTCGAGATGAACTTACGGGGGAGGCAGAACGGGTAGCATTTTATTGTAAGAAGCTCCAAGTTTGGTGAATGAAAGTAGGAGAGACAGACAGTATTCCTGCTATCATACCAGCTGTTCACCATCAGGCACACACCTCCGCCCCTCGATTAGCTGGACTTCTGTCCCTGCGATGAACTGAAGTTCATTGCAGTGTAGAACAGCATGGTCCGGGATCATGGGGTTCAACCATGTCTCAGTTAGGCAGACAATGCTGCAGTCCCTTGTGTCCCTCTGGAATCTGTCCCATCACATTCTTTGTCTGTCACCAGCTGAGATGatccaaacttcatgtggccgaTCATCATTTtggggtggcatagctcagtgggtagagtggccgtcttgtaaccggAGGGTCGCCGGTTCGATCCTAGCCTGTAGAGCTCATGTCTAGCTGTCTGAGCAAGACACTCAACCCACTGAACACTggtcctgatgggtcgtggtttgctgccttgcatggcagcttccgccatgtgaatgtgtgtgtaatggtgaatgtgacatataaTGTTAAGCACTTTGGGTATCATTTCAGGTATAGTGAAGCgcaatataaatacagaccatttaccataagATCAGTGTCTGCAGCTATcatcaggaaacagcagcttAACAGTGGAAACGGCAGTCCACAAGACCGGAGAACAAGCGTCTGGTCAGGAGCGCACTTGCCGTTGTATGTATACCATGAATTCATCCCCAATGTCTGTAATGTCAAGGCAGTTCAATTGTAACATTCTGAGgcatcagac
It includes:
- the LOC127537043 gene encoding trace amine-associated receptor 13c-like, whose protein sequence is MMKPVDEADLCFPQLLNSSCRKTMRPHSVSMLIYIILSCISLFTVTLNLLVIISISHFKQLHSPTNLLLLSLAVSDCFVGLLVVFQILLLDGCWYFGDLMCVLYYIFDYVITSASIGTMVLISVDRYVAICYPLHYPSKVTLQRAKICVALCWICAALCHCLILKDNLKQLGMYNSCAGDCVIVLHYVAGYVDLFLSFIGPVSVIIGLYVRVFVAAVSQARAMRSDITAFTPQGSVNVTVKKSEMKAARTLGVVVVVFLICLCPYFCVTLTGQDVLLNSTSMAFVICLFYFNSLLNPLIYALFYPWFRKSVKLIITLQILRSDSCDAQIM